The following DNA comes from Lates calcarifer isolate ASB-BC8 linkage group LG2, TLL_Latcal_v3, whole genome shotgun sequence.
TCTCGCGTACATTAGGCAGCCACAGAGAGGCGCAACCTAAGGAGCAACAGCGACTGGAGAGACGAGAAGGGAGTCAGCGGCCCTGTGGCTGAGCTTATCTGGATTTTGGGCAAAAGAAGCGTCGATTACTAAAATGACCAGTGGGTATCGACATATATTTCGACTGTAAGGCATTCATGTACTTTATTCGATTGCATGTAGTCTGTGCCCGTCGTCTTCTGCCGCTCGTTAGCCACCGCCGACCTGGGTTCCGTCTATTTACTGAAATAGACGTAACGTTATTTCAGCGAATTAACGCCAGTTTTGCTGGTttgtaaatcacacacacaccgctaACTGCGCTGAACTAGTAGGTGCAGATAGAGTAAACGGACgtgtgctgtggtgtgtgtcacGTAGCCGTGTTGCATTATGTGCGTATTGTGCATTTGTCAACATCGATGGGCCGTTTGTTCAGCCGTTAGTCCGAGCCTCGGCCTACTGCAAAGCCACAGTTTCCAGAGACATAATGCGAATGTTTGGATATCAGCGCTGCCTCTAGCAGACAGGATGTCAAACagattatcatttattatttttatttctaaaaatgcGGCTCTACCTTCGTTGCTTGTCATCATTTGCCTGGCTGGTGCGTTTAACCGTGATGGAAGATGCTTTGCTGCCCCCTGTGCTGTTGTTCTGGGCATGAAGCTGCTCCGGAGCGCCTCCCTGCCACGTCGGCTGTTCTCATGTTTTGCACCGGGGTTATTTATACCATTACACAGTAACAGAGAGTACAAACGGGCCGTTTGGTATTATACATAATGGCTTGTAGACACTTGCCCTTTATTTGTCAATAACACCTGCTCTTTTGTGGCATTAAGGTGTTTTAAGGGCGTAACTCACACAACTGGTATGTTGCTCAACGATGTGTTTAATTTGTAaagctgcattgttttttttcccctttggtCTGACATGCAGGAGGAAACCAACGTGAGCTTGCACGCcagaaaaatgccaaaaagcAGACTGAAACCAATAAAGGGAAGAGGGGTGATGATGggctgtctgctgctgcaaggaagCAGAGGTAGGCAGCAGTCTGTGTGAGATTTAAGAAACTGGAAACTTGAGCAATGGATTTTTGCAGCACTGTGACCAAAAGGTGTTCTGTCACTCATATGTATGGCGCTGGGCTATTTCACTCCTCGCTGATTATAGagttgtgtatttatttaacataaaaatgttaagtCTCCTAATGATTAACTTTCAAAAAAACCCTACCGACAGTacttttttggggaaaaaagcaaagtaTGTTATCAATGTGCTTTACACAGGTTTGTGATACAATGCAGTCTGCCCTAACAAAGTGTGTTCTCTTCTGTAATTCCCTCAAGGGATGCTGAGATAATgcaacagaagcagaaaaaggCGGATGAAGCAGGGAAAGGAAGCACGAAGTCCAAGTAAAGAATGAAGGAGGAGATtcattcagctcagtgtttcaaGAACATCCCATGTTCAGCATTCTTCCTGATATTTATGAGAATGaatctgtcatttttgtctAGACTCAAGAATCTAGGATCCTACATTCTTCCCTATGGCAAATGACATTGCTTGTTGGATTTGTTAATTTTCTCGATGAAATTATGTCTGAGCAAGTTAGCTGTTGTCCCACGTTGGTGCTGCATGCAGAAGAGCATCAGTGGTTTATGCAGCAGGAGAAAGATGAACAATTCTTGACACAAAGCATCTACGTAAcagttgtgtatttttgtacaaaAATGTCCCCTGCTGGTTTCAAATAAAGTGTATCTTTTTAGTTCATGCTTGCTTGAGTTACTCTGAATGTTGggtttgtgtgatatttttacatgatctgtgtgtctgttgtgggAGCACTGAAAGGtaaatgtttactttttaattatgttacGTCatgcagcctctctctctctctctctctctctctctctctctttataaaGGCTTCACATTTAGATGCAATTTACTGATATGATAAACAACAGTAACCATTATTTTGATTCCATTTTTCAGTGGTATAAATGTGGTTAAACTCTACAAACCACTGGAaatactaaaaaataaataaataattacatatGACTTCATTTATGCTGCAAATACCAGTTTAACCTTCCAGTTAAACCTCACTAAACATTTGAGCCTATAAATCCTTCCTGCAAGAATTACTAAATAATCaaacttcagtttttattcaagtAGGTGCATTGTCATGGGCTTTGATTATATTATTTGTCAAATCAAATTAAGAGATGACTGAAAAATAATAACGGCtgtgttttgctctctctcatGAAGAGCAGTCAGTCAAATCAAAAATTTAATTGCCACTGCACTCGATCTTTCTGTGATGATCAACATGATGCCATTACAGGGTAAATAGTGATTCTCTTTGAAACAgccacagtacagtaaagtataGTATAGGCCTCCTTCCGTTAATAGGGATCTATCAGGCTCTGCAATGTGTGCATTCCAGATAAATACAGTTGGAGTTTTTGGGCAGTGCACAAATTCATGCAAAAGTCTTTCACCTGTGTTGCCTTCAAGGACTCAAAAAGACATTTCTGACAAGTGGCATACAAGTGCATTTATAATTAGACTGAGCAGCATTCCCTAAATGGTTACATCTTGATATTAATAGCACAGAATAAACCTTTAAAGAAAACCTTATTTCCACGAATAACAAGAAACAACATCCTGCCCACATAACTTGTGGTTAAAGAGAGAATACAtctgtgttctgtttgtgcTATGTATGTGTTGTGTAACACTGGAGTCTGCCAGATTTATTGTGATTAAACCAAACATGCAGGGCTATTGTAACACTTTGACCACTAGGTGGAAGCATACTCCatggtattttttaaaaattggaTTCTTAATGGTGAACACTGGATTTACTCACAACAGTAAAGCAAAGAAAGTGACTGATGTGGTTATAATATGTGCTTAGCTTGAGCCACCTACAATTAGCATACAGTATGATGGGTAATGATTTAGTTTGAAGCTTTATTCTGCTGAAATGAAGCAAACACAGggacatggacacacactcacgtaCCCTGCTCAAGCACTGCTGTTGCAGAACCTTTGTATTTTGACTGTCATCCACCAGCCTGAGCACAGAATGTATATTGCTGATATTTTATAGTGTTCGCTGAGCCAGTAAGCCACAGCTCAACCTATTTATAGTCAATAAGCTGTGTGTCTACTTAAATCCAGTGAGTTTGTGTCCTCAGATTACAGGGCGTATAATTAAGTCACTAGTTTAGCTCTCTTCCATCTCAGATAGCGGGAGCGTGGCTGAAGAGCTGAATAGTGATGAGGAACAAATGCAGAATCAGCAGGTTGCTTCAATTTGAGAAAATTCAAACCTTATCCGCTATCATCCATGACACTGCTTACAGCTTTGGGTAGATCTCACTTAAATTCAGGCATAAGGCCCAACAGACTGACTGGTCTGTGGGTTCTGGCAAGTTTTCTTAAAGTAGACCAAGAGGGGAGCTCAGTGGTGATGAGAGACTCAGAATGCAGAGAAAGGATGAAGTCAGCTCATCTAATTAAATTCATACAAGAAGCCTCATCTCTTTATGCTCCCTCTGCTGAATTTGTTGAGATATGGgagcactgaaaaaaatgcattgttGTAGCAGAGCTGTCGCAGAGAGGAGGGAGCTTCATTTATGCTATTTACGATGTTGAATAGTCCAGTGTCAAAGTACAAATTGGGGAGAAGATGGACAATAATGCTCTGTAGCTGCGTGGATTTATACTACACACTGAATGTTAAATATTCTAAAATTGCCCATAGCAAAGACGAGTGTAGTCAAGGTTTGTACTTAAGCAAAGTCAAGCTTTATTTATGCACTTGTACTTCAGTAATGGTAAAATTATatactcactgagcactttattaggaacaccatgcCAGCACTGGGTAgttcctccctttgctctcaaaacagcctcagttctttgtggcgtggattccacaagatgttggaaacattcctttgagatcCTGGTCCATGTTtacatgattgcatcacatcatttctgcagatttgtcagctgcacactCATGCTGCCCATCTCCTGTTGAATCACATTCCAAAGGTTTCTACTGGATTCTGATCTATAGCCATAAGAAGATGGGTAAGGCTGGGATGCAATGTGGTCAACAGGTATACCAGGACTGGCTGTagcattcaaaccatgattgattggAGTTAAGGGGTCTGGtatgtgccaagaaaacatttccacaccattacaccaccaccaacagccTGGACTGTTGGCATAAGGCAGGCTGGGTTCATGAATTGATGCTGACTTTCTTTGaacctcagcagaaatccagattcagcAGACCAGGTGTCgttttccagtcttcagctgtcctGTTTTGGTGAGCCTATCCACTGCAGCCTTAGATTTTCGCTCTTGGCTGAAAGGAGTGGAATCTGACatggtcctctgctgttgtagcccatccacctcaaggttcaaggtgttgtgcattctgagatgtcTCTGCTCAGCTCAGTTGTCATCGGAGCTACcataccctctctctctgctcaaaGCAGTCTGACCATTCACCTCTggcctctctcatcaacaaggtgtttctgtctgcagaactgCCGCTCACTGAATGTGATTTGTTTGTCACACCACTTTGAGCAAACTCTAAAAACTGTTGTGTGAAAATCTCAGGAGACCAGCAGTTTCAGAAAACctcaaaccagcccatctggcaccaacaatcatacCACAGTCAAAGTTACTGCAATCGCATTTCCGCCTCTTTTggtgtttgatgtgaacattaactaaAACTCCTAACCTCTATCTGCAGGGTTATATACATTGCACTGCTGCTatatgattggctgattggataattgcatgaatacacaggtgtacaggtgtttctaataaagtgcttggtgagtgaAGTTGTCAGTGTCTATCTCAAATGACCTGGAAGTGAAATTCTaaggaaaagacaagacaataaaaaataaggataaagaagcaaagaaaaagaataagGTCTGGGACAGATGGGACATGCTGAATGCTAATGGTATCTGATTTAGTCCAGTCTCATCTCTACACTGCACTTAAAAATGCTCAATAGCATTAAATGTGTATGAGGGTTCAGAAGCTATTCATCCAAGGTGAGATGTCCCACTGGCAGGCTTTGAATACTTTGCTTTTTCTAAAAGAAGTCTGGTTCTGAGACAAACACGCAGGACTCAGAGCTGAGACGGGCACAGATTATAGATTTAAACCTGTAAAAGTATCATCATGAGTTTAAATCTATAGTCTTGTACCTTTGACACATGTCACTATGCCATTTAATCTCATCTCAATAATCTCCAAAGGCCAAAAATGCCTGTAAATAATGTGCCACGCCCCTGCTTCAGCTACATCTAACATTCCTTTGAGAGGAAGTGCACAGAGGAGTCtcctttaaagaaaaatgtgatcATCACATTCATCATGTGGTTGATAAATATAGCCACAGGCAGGAACTCCTCCTGTTCCATTACTCTGAGGGTGAAGGCAGAACAGTGTTTCAATAAGgctttaaacaataacactgctGCAGCCGCTTAGATAATGACCACACAATGACTGATGGGTGTTATAAAACATGTAACTGGTTGATAGCCACAGTCTGTGCATAATGCCttaacacactgactgtgtcGTCAGTCTTATAATACCATAAATAATGATGGTGCAGGAGGAATATACATTAACTATAAACTCTCCACAGGTACAGCTCATGCTGCTGCCTTGTGAATCAGCTTCACCCAATATTAATGAATTTGGAtatgtctgtaaatatttaataatacaATTGTGATTTTAATATCACAGCACAATATAATTATATACTGTTATTAAAAGTTTAATAGATATGACTGTACTGACCCAAAGCACTGTTATATTGCAGAGAAAATTTActtttcctgctctgcttcactgttttttaatgGCCTTACACATGACGACTTCttattatggaaaaaaaaaaaaaaaaattctgaacCAGAGAAAAAAAGCTACCAGGAAAgtaaatgcaaaaatgcaagAATATTTCTGTAGAAACACGCAGGAGAATCTGTGCGTGCTCAAATGTACaatgcagtacagtacagtgcatgTGTATGCAGAATTTGTCCACGTGAAAAACATCATTGATTTCTGGAGCTAAATGATtggcctctgattggctgagagatGGTGGGAAATTAGACTAatgaaactaaaatgaaaatacaatcccagaacacattttacacattgaACAGTTATGTGTGACTTATGTCCTTGTGTGTCCTTGTCAGAATCAAAAGTACTTTTAAGGAATAGTTTGTTATTTGGGGAATGTGCTGTGTTATTTCTTGGCCTCTGCTGAATGCCTGGAGACTGCAGGAAGTTACTGTGTCAGAGTGTCCATCCCTTGTGGGCTTAAAGGCTGCTGGTAGGTGTATTTTGTTCCCTTTGGACAGAGCTGGCCCAGCTGTCTCTAGTTTCCTCCCTTTGGaaagctaaactaagctaactgcctGCAGGCTATGGCTATAGGTGATTCCTGTGTTCCCAAGGTCCAGTGTTCCCTAGATTTATATGGCAAAAAATGGGAACATGACAAAGGGTTCCATGTTCCCTAGGTCCTATGTTCCCCCAGCTCTAAATAGGAAATAATGGGAACCTGAAAAATGTTTCTCAGCTCTCTATTTGATAATATGACATGGCCGAATGTGGGAACCTGTCAAAGGGGTTCTCTGTTCCCCGGCATTGCTCTCTCTATACTTGAGGGAACCTGTCAAAtgggttaggtttagggttgttgtt
Coding sequences within:
- the serf2b gene encoding small EDRK-rich factor 2 encodes the protein MTRGNQRELARQKNAKKQTETNKGKRGDDGLSAAARKQRDAEIMQQKQKKADEAGKGSTKSK